A single region of the Aeromicrobium chenweiae genome encodes:
- a CDS encoding HNH endonuclease signature motif containing protein, with the protein MSAQLLDQLPDPLSGGVAAIEAALDRMPVGAWDGLEPAAVRRLAERLLRVEARVRAQQLAATRALEASGLAQQVGATSTGAMLAGAFGGDRRTGDAMVHQAKALEAAPATEEALARGRIGAKQAGIIADAIGDLPDGTTPEQKQACEDTLIGDAARYSLKDLRTRSRRITDQLKPEPEVDTIESDSLHAQEKRAWAASQFWSRPNGDGTTTGGFTLPDAQADMLATAIKAVSAPRRDHLRDHPGARPDADTGPGEPSIYDRDLEHRTRLGMGFAEICSRLPGHLLPGRSGLGATLMVHLDLDTLVRGVKAATLSTGTRISAAQARLMACNLGIIPQVFGGTSLPLDHGHEQRLFTKAQKQALAHRDHGCAFPGCDRPPEDCEGHHWRQPWAHGATTTLDDGVLICPHHHRLVHHDDWHARQTPDGHIEFRHPAGTVWRRNHRWRP; encoded by the coding sequence ATGTCCGCTCAGCTCCTCGATCAGCTCCCCGACCCGCTGTCGGGTGGGGTCGCAGCGATCGAGGCTGCGTTGGACCGGATGCCGGTGGGCGCGTGGGACGGGTTGGAACCGGCTGCGGTGCGTCGTCTGGCCGAGCGCCTGCTGCGGGTCGAGGCGCGGGTCCGGGCCCAGCAGCTGGCCGCGACACGGGCCTTGGAGGCCTCGGGCCTCGCCCAGCAGGTCGGCGCGACGTCAACGGGCGCGATGCTGGCCGGAGCGTTCGGTGGTGACCGGCGCACCGGCGACGCGATGGTCCACCAGGCCAAGGCGCTGGAGGCCGCGCCCGCCACCGAGGAGGCGTTGGCCCGCGGGCGCATCGGTGCCAAGCAGGCCGGCATCATCGCCGACGCGATCGGCGACCTGCCCGACGGGACCACGCCCGAGCAGAAACAGGCCTGCGAAGACACGCTCATCGGTGACGCTGCCCGCTACAGCCTCAAGGACCTGCGCACGCGGTCCCGGCGGATCACGGACCAGCTCAAGCCCGAGCCCGAGGTCGACACCATCGAGAGCGACTCGCTGCACGCCCAGGAGAAACGCGCCTGGGCCGCCTCGCAGTTCTGGAGCCGCCCGAACGGCGACGGCACCACCACCGGAGGCTTCACGCTGCCCGATGCCCAGGCCGACATGCTCGCCACCGCGATCAAGGCTGTCTCCGCACCCCGCCGTGACCACCTGCGCGACCACCCCGGCGCCCGGCCCGACGCCGACACCGGGCCCGGCGAACCGTCGATCTACGACCGCGACCTGGAGCACCGCACCCGCTTGGGCATGGGATTCGCCGAGATCTGCTCGCGCCTGCCCGGCCACCTGCTGCCCGGCCGCTCCGGCCTCGGCGCGACCCTCATGGTCCACCTCGACCTCGACACGCTCGTCCGAGGTGTCAAGGCCGCGACCCTGTCCACCGGCACCCGCATCTCAGCCGCCCAGGCCCGCCTGATGGCCTGCAACCTGGGCATCATCCCGCAGGTCTTCGGCGGCACCTCCCTGCCGCTGGACCACGGCCACGAGCAACGCCTGTTCACCAAGGCCCAGAAGCAGGCCCTCGCTCATCGTGACCACGGCTGCGCCTTCCCCGGCTGCGACCGGCCGCCCGAGGACTGCGAAGGCCACCACTGGCGCCAGCCGTGGGCCCACGGTGCCACCACCACCCTCGACGACGGCGTCCTGATCTGCCCCCACCACCACCGCCTCGTCCACCACGACGACTGGCACGCCCGACAAACCCCCGACGGCCACATCGAGTTCCGGCACCCCGCCGGCACCGTCTGGCGACGCAACCACCGCTGGCGCCCCTGA
- the icmF gene encoding fused isobutyryl-CoA mutase/GTPase IcmF, producing the protein MPDLHVPTHPVRFVTASALFDGHDASINIMRRIFQSQGAEVIHLGHNRSVKEVVDAAIEEDVQGIAVSSYQGGHVEYFEYLVESLREQGAGHIHVVGGGGGVIVPEEIARLRKSGVTIFSPEDGQRLGLVGMINSVVKDCDFDLTELGGLDLDALLAGERPAIARAITLAEAGSLSEAQRERISAAAAAHSSPVLGITGTGGSGKSSLTDELVRRFRVDQQDKLRVAVIAVDPTRRRGGGALLGDRIRMNSLDGEHAYFRSLATRGSHELPDSLSDVIDVVKAAGFDLVIVETPGIGQGDAAIVPFVDSSLYVMTPEFGAASQLEKIDMLDFANTVAINKFERRGAKDALRDVGRQMVRNREAFGKRPEDMPVFGTSAATFNDDGVTALYQHLRDELGAAGLPVGEGILPAVDVKFSSGIQQVVPTDRVRYLSEITETVRGFHAETERLAEAADRAQRLETTAAELAEAQLDAASVEELLATARKAVPHEVSDQIEAWPAVVESYSGDEQVVKVRDKEIHTQLTRESLSGNKIPRVSLPKMTNHGELVRFWRRENLPGYFPYTAGVFPFKRDGEDPARMFAGEGDPFRTNRRFKLLSEDGDATRLSTAFDSVTLYGRDPDPRPDVYGKVGTSGVSVATLEDMKALYDGFDLVSPSTSVSMTINGPAPTVLAFFLNTVIDQQVDTFREKEGREPSEDELADLRSYALRSVRGTVQADILKEDQGQNTCLFSTEFSLRMMGDIQQYFIDEGVRNFYSVSISGYHIAEAGANPISQLAFTLANGFTYVESYLARGMDIDDFAPNLSFFFSNGMDPEYSVLGRVARRIWAIAMKEKYGANDRSQKLKYHVQTSGRSLHAQEMDFNDIRTTLQALIAIYDNANSLHTNAYDEAVTTPSQESVRRALAIQLIINREWGLAMNENPLQGSYIIDELTELVENAVLAEFDAINERGGVLGAMETGYQRGRIQDESMLYEHRKHDGSLPIIGVNTFRRPASEGEEEHTVELARATETEKESQLARVRSFHEAHTTEAAEALERLRLAAIHHENVFAVLMDAARVCSLQQVTEAFFEVGGQYRRNV; encoded by the coding sequence ATGCCTGACCTTCACGTCCCGACCCACCCGGTGCGCTTCGTCACCGCGTCCGCGCTCTTCGACGGGCACGACGCCTCGATCAACATCATGCGACGGATCTTCCAGTCGCAGGGCGCCGAGGTCATCCACCTCGGTCACAACCGCTCGGTCAAGGAGGTCGTCGACGCCGCGATCGAGGAGGACGTGCAGGGCATCGCGGTCTCGTCCTACCAGGGCGGGCACGTCGAGTACTTCGAGTACCTCGTGGAGTCGCTGCGCGAGCAGGGTGCGGGCCACATCCACGTCGTCGGCGGCGGTGGCGGCGTGATCGTCCCCGAGGAGATCGCCCGGCTGCGGAAGTCCGGCGTCACGATCTTCTCGCCCGAGGACGGTCAGCGCCTCGGCCTCGTCGGCATGATCAACTCGGTGGTCAAGGACTGCGACTTCGACCTCACCGAGCTCGGCGGGCTGGACCTCGACGCGCTGCTCGCCGGCGAGCGTCCGGCGATCGCCCGTGCGATCACGCTGGCCGAGGCCGGCTCCCTCAGCGAGGCCCAGCGCGAGCGCATCTCGGCCGCTGCCGCCGCGCACTCCTCCCCCGTCCTCGGCATCACCGGCACGGGCGGCTCCGGCAAGTCGTCCCTGACCGACGAGCTGGTCCGCCGCTTCCGCGTCGACCAGCAGGACAAGCTCCGCGTCGCCGTGATCGCGGTCGACCCGACCCGCCGCCGCGGCGGCGGCGCCCTGCTCGGTGACCGCATCCGGATGAACTCGCTCGACGGCGAGCACGCGTACTTCCGCTCCCTCGCGACCCGCGGCTCGCACGAGCTGCCGGACTCCCTCAGCGACGTGATCGACGTCGTCAAGGCGGCCGGCTTCGACCTCGTGATCGTCGAGACCCCCGGCATCGGCCAGGGCGACGCGGCCATCGTCCCGTTCGTCGACTCCTCGCTGTACGTCATGACACCCGAGTTCGGCGCCGCGTCGCAGCTCGAGAAGATCGACATGCTCGACTTCGCGAACACCGTCGCGATCAACAAGTTCGAGCGCCGTGGGGCCAAGGACGCGCTCCGCGACGTGGGGCGTCAGATGGTCCGCAACCGCGAGGCGTTCGGCAAGCGCCCCGAGGACATGCCGGTCTTCGGCACGTCGGCCGCGACGTTCAACGACGACGGCGTCACCGCGCTCTACCAGCACCTGCGCGACGAGCTCGGCGCTGCGGGGCTCCCCGTCGGCGAGGGCATCCTGCCCGCGGTCGACGTGAAGTTCTCCAGCGGCATCCAGCAGGTCGTGCCGACCGACCGGGTCCGTTACCTGTCGGAGATCACCGAGACGGTCCGCGGCTTCCACGCCGAGACCGAGCGGCTCGCCGAGGCGGCCGACCGCGCGCAGCGCCTGGAGACCACGGCCGCCGAGCTCGCCGAGGCCCAGCTCGACGCCGCGAGCGTCGAGGAGCTCCTGGCCACCGCCAGGAAGGCGGTCCCGCACGAGGTCTCCGACCAGATCGAGGCCTGGCCGGCCGTCGTGGAGTCGTACTCCGGCGACGAGCAGGTCGTGAAGGTCCGCGACAAGGAGATCCACACGCAGCTCACCCGCGAGTCGCTGTCGGGCAACAAGATCCCGCGCGTCTCGCTGCCGAAGATGACGAACCACGGCGAGCTCGTGCGCTTCTGGCGCCGCGAGAACCTGCCGGGCTACTTCCCGTACACAGCCGGCGTCTTCCCCTTCAAGCGCGACGGCGAGGACCCCGCACGCATGTTCGCCGGCGAGGGCGACCCGTTCCGCACCAACCGCCGCTTCAAGCTGCTGTCCGAGGACGGCGACGCGACCCGGCTCTCGACCGCGTTCGACTCCGTGACGCTGTATGGCCGCGACCCCGACCCGCGCCCGGACGTCTACGGCAAGGTCGGCACGTCGGGCGTCTCGGTCGCGACCCTCGAGGACATGAAGGCGCTGTACGACGGCTTCGACCTCGTCTCCCCGTCGACCTCGGTGTCGATGACGATCAACGGACCGGCTCCCACGGTCCTGGCGTTCTTCCTCAACACGGTCATCGACCAGCAGGTCGACACGTTCCGCGAGAAGGAGGGCCGCGAGCCGTCCGAGGACGAGCTCGCCGACCTGCGGTCGTACGCCCTGCGATCGGTCCGCGGCACCGTGCAGGCCGACATCCTCAAGGAGGACCAGGGCCAGAACACGTGCCTGTTCTCCACCGAGTTCTCCCTGCGGATGATGGGCGACATCCAGCAGTACTTCATCGACGAGGGCGTCCGGAACTTCTACTCGGTCTCGATCTCGGGCTACCACATCGCCGAGGCCGGGGCGAACCCCATCAGCCAGCTCGCATTCACCCTCGCGAATGGCTTCACGTACGTCGAGTCGTACCTCGCGCGGGGCATGGACATCGACGACTTCGCGCCGAACCTGTCGTTCTTCTTCTCCAACGGCATGGACCCCGAGTACTCGGTCCTCGGCCGCGTCGCCCGCCGCATCTGGGCGATCGCGATGAAGGAGAAGTACGGCGCGAACGACCGCTCGCAGAAGCTCAAGTACCACGTGCAGACGTCGGGCCGCTCGCTCCACGCGCAGGAGATGGACTTCAACGACATCCGCACGACGCTCCAGGCGCTCATCGCGATCTACGACAACGCCAACAGCCTGCACACCAACGCGTACGACGAGGCCGTCACGACCCCGTCGCAGGAGTCGGTGCGCCGGGCGCTCGCGATCCAGCTCATCATCAACCGCGAGTGGGGCCTGGCGATGAACGAGAACCCGCTGCAGGGCTCGTACATCATCGACGAGCTGACCGAGCTGGTCGAGAACGCGGTGCTCGCCGAGTTCGACGCGATCAACGAGCGCGGCGGCGTGCTCGGCGCGATGGAGACCGGCTACCAGCGTGGACGCATCCAGGACGAGTCGATGCTCTACGAGCACCGCAAGCACGACGGCTCGCTGCCGATCATCGGCGTGAACACCTTCCGGCGTCCCGCGTCCGAGGGCGAGGAGGAGCACACCGTCGAGCTCGCCCGGGCGACCGAGACCGAGAAGGAGTCGCAGCTCGCCCGCGTCCGCTCGTTCCACGAGGCGCACACCACCGAGGCGGCCGAGGCGCTGGAGCGCCTGCGGCTCGCGGCCATCCACCACGAGAACGTCTTCGCGGTGCTGATGGACGCGGCGCGGGTGTGCTCGCTGCAGCAGGTCACCGAGGCGTTCTTCGAGGTGGGCGGCCAGTACCGGCGCAACGTCTGA
- a CDS encoding acyl-CoA dehydrogenase produces MTLSDELRIALDGKWRHVREQSRKELAEMDLAYDHDLTLDQARARVLEQMKQLVPTGIPAAGFRESSGGTGDPGMAVTGIEMLAQFDLSLMVKAGVQWGLFGGAIENLGTERHHQAYIPGLINLDILGCFAMTETGHGSDVQSLETTATYDPATQEFVINSPTPSSRKDYIGGAAAHAQYAAVFAQLITKGEGYGVHCFVVQLRDDEGNDLPGITTSDDKHKGGLGAVDNGRIMFDQVRIPRENLLNKYGQVDEGGTYSSPIESSNARFFTMLGTLIRGRISVGGSASAATEVALSIAGRYALKRRQFGPDDEHEVLLMDYRMHQRRLLPLIAKSYAMRFAQNQLVARMDRIQRSDDPPPPHQQRELESRAAGLKAAQTWHATKAIQEAREACGGAGYLAENRLTTLKGDTDVFTTFEGDNHVLFQLVAKELLTSYAQEVGGLDPVGLVRFAAGTVADVVKERTAASQLIQRLIDARPGSSDDDHDLLDRGTQLNLFEDREQHVLETAARRLRRAGQDPVEAFAVFNAAQDHVIRAGRVHIERIVLEAFTAGIARCEDPEAQELLRDVCSLYALTAIEEDLAWFMGHNRLSDTRAKTVTHLVNDLLEKLRPHTLTLVEGFGVPESTLNAAMLLD; encoded by the coding sequence ATGACGCTCAGCGACGAACTGCGGATCGCCCTCGACGGCAAGTGGCGCCATGTGCGGGAGCAGTCCCGCAAGGAGCTGGCCGAGATGGATCTGGCGTACGACCACGACCTGACCCTCGACCAGGCACGCGCCCGAGTCCTGGAACAGATGAAGCAGCTCGTCCCGACCGGCATCCCGGCGGCCGGCTTCCGCGAGTCCAGCGGAGGCACGGGTGACCCCGGCATGGCGGTCACCGGCATCGAGATGCTGGCCCAGTTCGACCTGTCGCTGATGGTCAAGGCCGGCGTGCAGTGGGGCCTGTTCGGCGGGGCCATCGAGAACCTCGGCACCGAGCGGCACCACCAGGCGTACATCCCCGGGCTCATCAACCTCGACATCCTCGGCTGCTTCGCGATGACCGAGACCGGCCACGGCAGCGACGTGCAGAGCCTCGAGACCACCGCGACGTACGACCCGGCGACGCAGGAGTTCGTCATCAACTCCCCCACGCCGTCGTCGCGCAAGGACTACATCGGCGGCGCTGCGGCGCACGCCCAGTACGCCGCGGTGTTCGCCCAGCTCATCACCAAGGGCGAGGGCTACGGCGTGCACTGCTTCGTCGTCCAGCTGCGCGACGACGAGGGCAACGACCTGCCGGGCATCACGACGTCCGACGACAAGCACAAGGGTGGGCTCGGTGCGGTCGACAACGGGCGCATCATGTTCGACCAGGTCCGCATCCCGCGGGAGAACCTGCTGAACAAGTACGGCCAGGTCGACGAGGGCGGCACGTACTCCTCGCCCATCGAGAGCTCGAACGCCCGGTTCTTCACGATGCTGGGCACACTGATCCGCGGCCGCATCAGCGTGGGCGGATCGGCCAGCGCGGCGACCGAGGTGGCCCTCAGCATCGCGGGCCGGTACGCGCTCAAGCGCCGGCAGTTCGGTCCGGACGACGAGCACGAGGTGCTCCTCATGGACTACCGCATGCACCAGCGTCGCCTGCTGCCGCTGATCGCCAAGTCGTACGCGATGCGGTTCGCGCAGAACCAGCTCGTGGCCCGCATGGACCGCATCCAGCGCTCGGACGACCCGCCACCGCCGCACCAGCAGCGCGAGCTGGAGAGCCGGGCGGCCGGCCTCAAGGCGGCTCAGACCTGGCACGCGACCAAGGCGATCCAGGAGGCCCGCGAGGCCTGCGGTGGCGCCGGGTACCTCGCCGAGAACCGCCTGACGACGCTGAAGGGCGACACGGACGTCTTCACGACGTTCGAGGGCGACAACCACGTGCTGTTCCAGCTCGTCGCCAAGGAGCTGCTGACGTCGTACGCGCAGGAGGTCGGCGGGCTCGACCCGGTCGGCCTGGTGCGCTTCGCTGCCGGCACCGTGGCCGATGTCGTCAAGGAGCGCACGGCGGCGTCGCAGCTGATCCAGCGCCTCATCGACGCCCGCCCCGGCAGCAGCGACGACGACCATGACCTGCTCGACCGCGGCACCCAGCTCAACCTGTTCGAGGACCGCGAGCAGCACGTGCTCGAGACGGCCGCCCGGCGGCTGCGACGCGCCGGCCAGGACCCGGTCGAGGCGTTCGCGGTCTTCAACGCCGCCCAGGACCACGTCATCCGTGCGGGCCGGGTGCACATCGAGCGCATCGTCCTCGAGGCGTTCACCGCGGGCATCGCGCGCTGTGAGGACCCCGAGGCCCAGGAGCTGCTCCGCGACGTCTGCTCGCTGTACGCGCTCACGGCGATCGAGGAGGACCTGGCCTGGTTCATGGGGCACAACCGGTTGTCCGACACGAGGGCCAAGACCGTGACCCACCTGGTCAACGACCTGCTCGAGAAGCTGCGTCCGCACACCCTCACCCTGGTCGAGGGATTCGGGGTGCCCGAGTCGACGCTCAACGCCGCGATGCTGCTGGACTGA
- the araB gene encoding ribulokinase, with protein MTEQYVVGVDFGTLSGRALVVAVADGRELGSAVHPYRHGVITDALPTAPDRPLPPDWALQVPADYVDVLRHAVPEAVRASGIDPSQVIGIATDFTACTMVPTLADGTPLCELPELADRPHAYVKLWKHHAAQDQADRITTLARDRGEAWLARYGGLISSEWEFAKALQVLEEDAELYAAMDCWVEAADWIVWQLSDVHVRNACSAGYKGMLQDGAYPGDDFTAALDPRFVDFVNAKLRQPIGQLGHRAGSLTARAAQWTGLPTGIAVAVGNVDAHVTAPAAQAVDAGQMVMIMGTSACHVMSASVLRDVPGMCGAVDGGIVAGSWGYEAGQSGVGDIFGWFVEHGVPGRVRDEAEARGIDVHEHLTQLAARQPVGAHGLVALDWHSGNRSVLVDHELTGLVLGQTLATRPEDVYRALIEATAFGTRTILTAFEEAGVPVDDLVIAGGLSKNHLLMQIYSDVTRMPLSVIGSEQGPALGSALHAAVAAGAYADIRAAAKAMGSVRRAVVQPDERRSRVYDRLFKEYTTLHDHFGRGGNDVMHRLRGLRREALTEGSP; from the coding sequence ATGACCGAGCAGTACGTGGTCGGCGTCGACTTCGGCACGCTGTCGGGTCGGGCGCTGGTCGTGGCGGTCGCCGACGGCCGCGAGCTCGGCAGCGCGGTCCACCCCTACCGTCACGGCGTCATCACCGACGCGTTGCCGACCGCCCCCGACCGGCCGCTGCCGCCGGACTGGGCGTTGCAGGTGCCTGCGGACTACGTCGACGTCCTGCGCCACGCGGTGCCCGAGGCCGTGCGGGCGTCCGGCATCGACCCGTCGCAGGTGATCGGCATCGCGACCGACTTCACCGCCTGCACGATGGTGCCGACGCTCGCGGACGGCACCCCGCTGTGCGAGCTGCCCGAGCTGGCCGACCGCCCGCACGCGTACGTCAAGCTCTGGAAGCACCACGCCGCGCAGGACCAGGCCGATCGCATCACGACGCTGGCGCGGGATCGGGGCGAGGCCTGGCTGGCGCGGTACGGCGGGCTGATCTCCTCGGAGTGGGAGTTCGCCAAGGCCCTGCAGGTGCTGGAGGAGGATGCCGAGCTGTACGCCGCGATGGACTGCTGGGTCGAGGCGGCCGACTGGATCGTGTGGCAGCTGAGCGACGTGCACGTCCGCAACGCCTGCTCGGCCGGGTACAAGGGCATGCTGCAGGACGGCGCCTACCCGGGGGATGACTTCACGGCCGCCCTCGATCCTCGATTTGTCGACTTTGTTAACGCTAAACTTCGCCAGCCCATCGGCCAGCTGGGGCACCGTGCCGGGTCCCTGACCGCCCGCGCCGCCCAGTGGACCGGGCTGCCGACCGGGATCGCCGTGGCCGTCGGCAACGTCGACGCCCACGTCACGGCGCCGGCTGCCCAGGCCGTCGACGCCGGCCAGATGGTCATGATCATGGGCACCTCGGCGTGCCACGTGATGAGCGCGAGCGTCCTGCGGGACGTGCCGGGCATGTGCGGTGCGGTCGACGGTGGCATCGTCGCGGGGAGCTGGGGCTACGAGGCCGGGCAGAGCGGTGTCGGGGACATCTTCGGCTGGTTCGTCGAGCACGGCGTCCCCGGCCGGGTCCGCGACGAGGCCGAGGCCCGCGGGATCGACGTCCACGAGCACCTGACGCAGCTCGCGGCCCGCCAGCCGGTCGGGGCGCACGGCCTGGTCGCGCTGGACTGGCACAGCGGGAACCGCTCGGTCCTGGTCGACCACGAGCTCACCGGCCTGGTCCTGGGGCAGACGCTCGCGACCCGTCCTGAGGACGTGTACCGGGCCCTGATCGAGGCGACCGCCTTCGGGACGCGCACGATCCTCACGGCGTTCGAGGAGGCCGGGGTGCCCGTCGACGACCTCGTGATCGCGGGCGGCCTGTCCAAGAACCATCTCCTGATGCAGATCTACTCCGACGTGACCCGCATGCCGCTCTCGGTGATCGGGTCGGAACAGGGCCCCGCGCTGGGGTCCGCCCTCCATGCCGCCGTCGCGGCCGGTGCGTACGCGGACATACGCGCCGCCGCGAAGGCCATGGGCTCCGTTCGTCGGGCTGTCGTCCAGCCCGACGAACGGCGCTCGAGGGTGTACGACCGCCTGTTCAAGGAGTACACGACCCTGCACGACCACTTCGGGCGTGGCGGCAACGACGTCATGCATCGGTTGCGCGGGCTGCGGCGCGAGGCGCTGACGGAGGGGTCGCCATGA
- a CDS encoding L-ribulose-5-phosphate 4-epimerase: MTVTSDVHQTIRQLREEVCRLHAELTRYQLVVWTAGNVSARVPGADAMVIKPSGVGYDDLTPENMVVTDLAGRVLEGDLAPSSDTAAQAYVYRHLPHVGGVVHTHSTYATAWAARAEPIPCVLTMMADEFGGDIPVGPFALIGDDSIGRGIVDTLRGSPSPAVLMQNHGVFAIGADARAAVKAAVMCEDVARTTHIARQLGDPRALTPEQVERLHDRYQSAYGQ, translated from the coding sequence ATGACCGTCACGAGCGACGTCCACCAGACGATCCGGCAGCTGCGCGAGGAGGTGTGCCGCCTGCACGCGGAGCTGACCCGCTACCAGCTCGTGGTCTGGACCGCCGGCAACGTCTCGGCCCGCGTCCCGGGCGCGGACGCGATGGTGATCAAGCCCAGCGGCGTCGGCTACGACGACCTGACCCCCGAGAACATGGTCGTGACCGACCTGGCCGGACGGGTGCTGGAGGGCGATCTCGCCCCGTCGTCCGACACCGCCGCGCAGGCCTACGTCTACCGGCACCTGCCGCACGTGGGTGGTGTCGTGCACACCCACTCGACGTACGCGACCGCCTGGGCCGCCCGCGCCGAGCCCATCCCGTGCGTCCTGACGATGATGGCCGACGAGTTCGGCGGCGACATCCCGGTGGGCCCGTTCGCGCTGATCGGCGACGACTCGATCGGCCGCGGCATCGTCGACACCCTGCGGGGGAGCCCGTCGCCCGCCGTCCTGATGCAGAACCACGGCGTCTTCGCGATCGGGGCCGACGCCCGCGCCGCCGTCAAGGCCGCCGTGATGTGCGAGGACGTCGCCCGGACGACCCACATCGCGCGGCAGCTCGGCGACCCGCGAGCCCTGACGCCCGAGCAGGTCGAGCGTCTCCACGACCGCTACCAGAGTGCGTACGGCCAGTGA
- a CDS encoding MarR family winged helix-turn-helix transcriptional regulator, translated as MPVEPRLPFDPIERASELWVEHIGESRSMRLATSIMRVQQLISSELDAALKPFGITFARYEVLQLISFSAAGRLPLSKIGERLMVHPTSVTNAMDRLETQGLVRRVADQTDRRRTFAELTDEGKQVLAQATDAVMAIDFAVVGLDGEQQDQAFELLKAVRSAAGDF; from the coding sequence ATGCCCGTCGAGCCTCGCCTGCCGTTCGACCCGATCGAGCGGGCGTCCGAGCTGTGGGTCGAGCACATCGGCGAGTCCCGCTCGATGCGCCTCGCGACCTCGATCATGCGTGTGCAGCAACTCATCAGCTCCGAGCTCGACGCCGCCCTCAAGCCGTTCGGCATCACGTTCGCCCGCTACGAGGTCCTGCAGCTCATCTCGTTCAGCGCGGCAGGACGTCTGCCGTTGAGCAAGATCGGCGAGCGCCTGATGGTCCACCCCACCTCGGTCACCAACGCGATGGACCGTCTCGAGACGCAGGGCCTCGTGCGACGGGTCGCCGACCAGACGGACCGCCGCCGTACGTTCGCCGAGCTGACGGACGAGGGCAAGCAGGTGCTGGCCCAGGCGACGGACGCCGTGATGGCGATCGACTTCGCGGTGGTCGGGCTCGACGGGGAGCAGCAGGACCAGGCGTTCGAGCTGCTCAAGGCCGTCCGCTCCGCCGCCGGCGACTTCTGA
- the araA gene encoding L-arabinose isomerase has translation MTTAAREIWFLTGSQGLYGEDTLRQVAEQSTQVVEALAASPELSMPVVWQPVLTSSDAIRRTILAANADDRCVGLIGWMHTFSPAKMWIQGLDALQKPFLHLHTQAHRDIPWATIDMDFMNLNQAAHGDREFGFIQTRLGVARKTVAGHISNPDVGRRVGAWARAAAGAAELRALKVARFGDNMRDVAVTEGDKVEAERRFGVSVNTYGVNDLVAVVDAVPDERVDPLVAEYEERYDVAPELRPGGECHDSLRYAARLEAGLRDFLEGGGFGAFTTSFEDLGGLRQLPGLAVQRLMADGYGFGGEGDWKTSVLVRTTKAMAAGRPGGTSFMEDYTYHLEPGNEKSLGAHMLEVCPTITSARPTVEVHPLSMGNREDPVRMRFVADPGEGIVVGLSDLGDRFRLTANDITLVEPDEPLPNLPVACAMWQAHPSLATAAESWIIAGGPHHTVLTTAVGIEEFEDLAEMVRTELLHIDSSTTPRSFLRELRWNQAYHRLAAGF, from the coding sequence ATGACGACCGCCGCTCGCGAGATCTGGTTCCTCACCGGCAGCCAGGGGCTGTACGGCGAGGACACCCTGCGCCAGGTCGCGGAGCAGTCGACGCAGGTCGTGGAGGCGCTCGCGGCCTCGCCCGAGCTCTCGATGCCCGTCGTCTGGCAGCCGGTGCTGACGTCGTCCGACGCGATCCGCCGGACGATCCTGGCGGCGAACGCGGACGACCGCTGCGTGGGCCTGATCGGCTGGATGCACACGTTCTCTCCAGCCAAGATGTGGATCCAGGGTCTCGACGCGCTGCAGAAGCCGTTCCTGCACCTGCACACCCAGGCGCACCGGGACATCCCGTGGGCGACGATCGACATGGACTTCATGAACCTCAACCAGGCCGCCCACGGCGACCGCGAGTTCGGCTTCATCCAGACCCGGCTCGGCGTGGCCCGCAAGACCGTCGCCGGGCACATCAGCAACCCCGACGTCGGTCGTCGGGTCGGCGCCTGGGCGCGGGCCGCCGCGGGTGCCGCGGAGCTCCGGGCGCTGAAGGTCGCCCGGTTCGGTGACAACATGCGTGACGTCGCCGTCACGGAGGGCGACAAGGTCGAGGCCGAGCGGAGGTTCGGCGTCTCGGTCAACACGTACGGCGTCAACGACCTCGTCGCGGTGGTCGACGCGGTGCCGGACGAGCGGGTCGACCCGCTCGTGGCCGAGTACGAGGAGCGGTACGACGTGGCGCCCGAGCTGCGGCCCGGCGGCGAGTGCCACGACAGCCTGCGGTACGCCGCGCGCCTCGAGGCCGGGCTGCGGGACTTCCTCGAGGGCGGCGGCTTCGGTGCGTTCACCACCAGCTTCGAGGACCTCGGCGGTCTCCGGCAGCTGCCCGGGCTGGCGGTCCAGCGGCTCATGGCCGACGGTTACGGCTTCGGCGGCGAGGGGGACTGGAAGACCTCGGTGCTGGTCCGCACGACCAAGGCGATGGCGGCGGGACGGCCCGGCGGCACCTCGTTCATGGAGGACTACACGTACCACCTGGAGCCGGGGAACGAGAAGTCGCTGGGTGCGCACATGCTCGAGGTGTGCCCGACCATCACGTCAGCGCGGCCGACCGTCGAGGTGCACCCGCTCAGCATGGGCAACCGCGAGGACCCGGTCCGCATGCGGTTCGTCGCGGACCCCGGCGAAGGGATCGTCGTCGGCCTGTCGGACCTCGGCGACCGGTTCAGGCTCACCGCCAACGACATCACCCTGGTCGAGCCGGACGAGCCGCTGCCCAACCTGCCGGTGGCCTGCGCGATGTGGCAGGCGCACCCCTCGTTGGCGACGGCCGCCGAGTCCTGGATCATCGCCGGCGGTCCGCACCACACGGTGCTGACCACCGCGGTCGGGATCGAGGAGTTCGAGGATCTCGCCGAGATGGTGCGCACCGAGCTGCTGCACATCGACTCGAGCACGACCCCGCGCTCGTTCCTGCGCGAGCTGCGCTGGAACCAGGCGTACCACCGGCTGGCCGCCGGGTTCTGA